From a single Pongo pygmaeus isolate AG05252 chromosome 12, NHGRI_mPonPyg2-v2.0_pri, whole genome shotgun sequence genomic region:
- the CAPG gene encoding macrophage-capping protein gives MYTAIPQSGSPFPGSVQDPGLHVWRVEKLKPVPVVRENQGIFFSGDSYLVLHNGPEEISHLHLWIGQQSSRDEQGACAVLAVHLNTLLGERPVQHREVQGNESDLFMSYFPRGLKYQEGGVESAFHKTSTGAPAAIKKLYQVKGKKNIRATERALNWDSFNTGDCFILDLGQNIFAWCGGKSNILERNKARDLALAIRDSERQGKAQVEIVTDGEEPAEMIQVLGPKPALKEGNPEEDLTADKANAQAAALYKVSDATGQMNLTKVADSSPFALELLISDDCFVLDNGLCGKIYIWKGRKANEKERQAALQVAEGFISRMQYAPNTQVEILPQGRESPIFKQFFKDWK, from the exons ATGTACACAGCCATTCCCCAGAG TGGCTCTCCATTCCCAGGCTCAGTGCAGGATCCAGGCCTGCATGTGTGGCGGGTGGAGAAGCTGAAGCCAGTGCCCGTGGTGCGAGAGAACCAGGGCATCTTCTTCTCGGGGGACTCCTACCTAGTGCTGCACAATGGCCCAGAAGAGATTTCCCATCTGCACCTGTGGATAG GCCAGCAGTCATCCCGGGATGAGCAGGGGGCCTGTGCCGTCCTGGCTGTGCACCTCAACACGCTGCTGGGAGAGCGGCCTGTGCAGCACCGCGAGGTGCAGGGCAATGAGTCTGACCTCTTCATGAGCTACTTCCCACGAGGCCTCAAGTACCAG GAAGGTGGTGTGGAGTCAGCATTTCACAAGACCTCCACAGGAGCCCCAGCTGCCATCAAGAAACTCTACCaggtgaaggggaagaagaaCATCCGTGCCACCGAGCGGGCACTGAACTGGGACAGCTTCAACACTGGGGACTGCTTCATCCTGGACCTGGGCCAG AACATCTTCGCCTGGTGTGGTGGAAAGTCCAACATCCTGGAACGCAACAAGGCGAGGGACCTGGCCCTGGCCATCCGGGACAGTGAGCGACAGGGCAAGGCCCAGGTGGAGATTGTCACTGATGGGGAGGAGCCTGCTGAGATGATCCAG GTCCTGGGCCCCAAGCCTGCTCTGAAGGAGGGCAACCCGGAGGAAGACCTCACAGCTGACAAGGCAAATGCCCAGGCCGCAGCTCTGTATAAG GTCTCTGATGCCACTGGACAGATGAACCTGACCAAGGTGGCTGACTCCAGCCCCTTTGCCCTTGAACTGTTGATATCTGATGACTGCTTCGTGCTGGACAACGGGCTCTGTGGCAAGATCTATATCTGGAAGG GGCGAAAAGCGAATGAGAAGGAGCGGCAGGCAGCCCTGCAGGTGGCGGAGGGCTTCATCTCGCGCATGCAGTACGCCCCGAACACTCAG GTGGAGATTCTGCCTCAGGGCCGTGAGAGTCCCATCTTCAAGCAATTTTTCAAGGACTGGAAATGA